The Helicoverpa armigera isolate CAAS_96S chromosome 23, ASM3070526v1, whole genome shotgun sequence genomic sequence CAGCTTCGCGTACGACGTGCAGGACGGTCTCACCGGCGACTCCAAGAGCCAGCACGAGAGCCGCGACGGTGACGTCGTGCAGGGCTCCTACTCCGTGGTCGACCCCGACGGCACCAAGCGCACCGTGGACTACACCGCTGACCCGCACAACGGTTTCAACGCCGTCGTGCGCAAGGAGGCTCTCGGACACGTCGCTAAGGTCGTCGCCCCTGTTGCCAAGGTCGTCGCCCCTGTAGCGTACGCCGCCCCCGTCGCTAAAATCGCCGCCCCCGTTACCTACCACTCTGCCCCAGTCGCATACTCCGCCCCCATCGCCAAGATCGCTGCCCCCGTGACTTACCACTCCGCCCCCGTCGTGCACAGCGCTCCCCTCGCCTACTCCGCTCCCATCTACCACCATTAATTGGTTGgaaatacataatgtaatttAGTACCTgcgagttaaataaaatactatttattgaTACAATTTCTGTGTTTACatgattattttttggattgttGGTTGAAAATTCATTTCAATAAGAAGATATATCGGTTTAGTAAAATTACTGAATGACCGATGATATTAATAAGTCGGGTGGTCGTCGAATGGAAACTATTGGTACCGCCCAAACGATTTATGAAACAATACGGACGGATGgaaataacagaaaaataattttcatatgttgacacGACAAATACGAACCTATTGTCGCAGCGAACccagattttttttatcggtaatcatcagatgactcctcccgctgtgagttacGTGCTAATTACGTGCTAATTACACGCTTACACGTAAGGAACGAGTACAGTGACGTGCGAACGTTAGCAgcgagtgtcagacttttactgactaaaacccatcatgttccttctaaaggcatttttgtttaaaaatcttgGGTGCTTATATCTACTCAATCTTAATCTGGCAGGATTTTGATAAAGTTTGaatataaaagtttgtaatAATGAGTCATGATGCTAACTCGGTAGGAACTCAAGTGCCATTGAGATGTATTGgattttatatattagttttaaaaaaatacattaagttACGAATTAAGTGACGACGACGGTAGAATTAAGTAACCTATTTAAGTAAATGTATAAATTTCCTTAAATAGGTTACTTAATTCTACCGTCGTCGTCAACAGTCATACTGTCTACGTTTGAAGGTAGATTGTTCCTATTGATATCATAAAAATTCGCATgataagatgaaaaaaaaatatttgacattgcAAATTGCTCCAACTATTGtctatttttctttcaaaaaactttatcatcaaaaactttttacaaaacaaaattaacgaACTTTCttgcaaaaagttttttattgtcagtgaaaatacatagttttcaCAATCAGCGTTACTGGAAaattctcgtcaatacgaattaTATATATGTAAGCTCAAACACGAGGTCTGTTGCGGAGTTCCCTGAACTTTCAATTATTAGTTTAGCTCTAAATAGTCAGATCCTGGACTTGACGGCAATTGGAACACTTGGGAAGAGActttccaacagaaaaaaagttattaaaaaatacaatcgtTTGAAGCTGTCGAGTCGTAATAAAGGCTCAGTGGACTTTTGTCGAGCAGACTGATGTATCAATGTCATCAATCTTTTGTCTAATACAATGTGTCTTTTTAGAGAACTTTAGATAATCAGAAACAAATAgacattgtttttataaaagtgATAATAACTGTCGGTGATTAGggtgatgtatttttttttgacgacgtcaaaaatcatcaaatcacccctcacgctgtgggttagcagcggtgagggagtgtcagactcttactaactaaaaaccgtcgtgttccgtcataggccttttatgtaccagggccgtggtatctctttcgaacaacccgcagccccggcaggagcGTGATGTATCCTTCCTACTTGGATTATGCCAAGTTAGCTTTATCTGTTACGATTAAATAGTGGCTATGTTACGtggtaaacattttttgatacGGATGATCTACAGCTTACTTTAACACTTGTTTGTTTATGTGTAGGTAGGCCTACAAACAATTTGTTAAAGCAACTGAACTATGCTCCTAAATCAAAGCTGTCttactttttttgttaaatagacTTATCCTTACTAACACCTACAGGCAAAGTGTTTCTTTAGTGGCACACTTTACATAGATACTAAAAAGACTAAAATCTTATTTTGGCTACTAATGGGCTTACTTAGCTTTTACTGATGTTACACAATGTACGCTTACACAAAGCTTAATCATAAATGAAATAGgaaactattaataaaaatgaagtagttaatattcacattatttttatttgttcatgAACACAAgtcttatgtaataaataaataatcttcagTTTAAGGCATGACTATGATGACTAGGTTTCACTTTCAGTGGTGGTAGACAGGGGCGGAGTAGGCAACGGGGGCAGGGTGGTAGACGGGGGCGGCAGCGTGCACCACCGGGGCAGAGTGGTATGCGACGGGGGCAGCGTGCACTACGGGGGCGGCGTGGTAGGCGACGGGGGCGGCCACCTTGGCAACAGGGGCGACGACCTTAGCGACGTGTCCGAGAGCCTCCTTGCGCACGACGGCGTTGAAACCGTTGTGCGGGTCAGCGGTGTAGTCCACGGTGCGCTTGGTGCCGTCGGGGTCGACCACGGAGTAGGAGCCCTGCACGACGTCACCGTCGCGGCTCTCGTGCTGGCTCTTGGAGTCGCCGGTGAGACCGTCCTGCACGTCGTACGCGAAGCTGTACTGGGGGTGCGCGTTGTACTCCTCCACCACCTTGGCGACGGGGGCGGCGTATGCCACGGGGGCAGCGTGCACTACGTGCGCCGCGGGGGCAGCAGCGTAGGCGACGGGGGCGGGGTGAGCCGTGTATGCCGCAGGGGCAATGATGCCCGCGTTAGCGGCGGCGAAAGCGCAGACCAGGACTACCAGCTGGAAATGAAAGATAAATTGTTAGCTAGCTCACTTTCCATAGGATTTACATTTTGTTAAGAAAACTGTAAGGATTACACCAATTTAGACTGCTAATTCTATCACACTGAGCAATGATTTTATATTCACATatgtaacttttaatttaacttttaatgTAATATGACTTCCTACCTTGAAAGCCATTTTAAGAGATGTGAGTGACTTCACTATGAGGAGAACTCAAGTTGAATGTGCTGTAATTGTATCTCTTCGAGTTTTTATATCAGAGCTGTCTCAGCATTGCATTACATGCGACACTGGCTTGGC encodes the following:
- the LOC110376810 gene encoding larval cuticle protein A2B; protein product: MAFKLVVLVCAFAAANAGIIAPAAYTAHPAPVAYAAAPAAHVVHAAPVAYAAPVAKVVEEYNAHPQYSFAYDVQDGLTGDSKSQHESRDGDVVQGSYSVVDPDGTKRTVDYTADPHNGFNAVVRKEALGHVAKVVAPVAKVAAPVAYHAAPVVHAAPVAYHSAPVVHAAAPVYHPAPVAYSAPVYHH